GGCCCTTTCTATCTCCCTTACTCCCTAGTAGATGGTATACCTACTAAAGCCTCTGATGAAAGCAGTAGCTTGAATCGGCTTCGTAAAATTGATGACGGACATGTCGCAGAGATGTCATTATCCTTGAAAAACCTAGCGCATCCCGATCAACTGATGCAGCTTCTTACAGATTATGATGTTGCAGTAACCGCCATGCCGATCTATTCTGGCGAATTAAAAGATCAAGATATCTCTTACTCTCGGTCAGGCATGTTCAACTATAATATTCCTCATTTGAGTCTTAAACCTCTTTCTGAATTTAAAGAGGATGGGGCAAATTGGTATAACTATTTCGTTCCAGAAGATTCAGGGCAGATGCAGGAGCAGGTTCAAGCGATGTTGTCTGATCTAGAATGGATGTCAAACCATCTTGAGTACAGTGGTGCTGAACTAGATAAACAACGTCTTGCCTATTTAAAAAAGAATGGCGTTCAAGTATATGGCGCGGTGGTTACTGGTCCTGTACGAGAGTTAGAGAAACTTACAAAGGTTCCGGAATTCCAACATTTCCAATTGAATCGAGTAGAGATATGGAATTGGGATTAAGATGACTTATCCAGTATCGACATTACGTTTCATATAAAAAAGAGATGATACCTGTTTAATCAGTGGTATTATCTCTTTTTTTCTGATTTCTTTTACCATAAAATCACCTTGTGTAACGTTATTGTTGCGAGAAGCTTAGTTTCTCTACCGCCGCCTCTGTCTCACTCTTCTTCTGCAAGAATATCTTCACAGCGAACAATCAATTCGGGCATATTTTCTCCGTAAAATAAAACATGAAGCTCATATCCGTTATCAATCCGGTACAGCTCTTGATACAGCCAGTAACTGCCTACAATCATACCCTCTTGCTTGATGATTTCGGTTGCAACCAGCGTAAGTTTATTTATATTGGTAAAGCCCCCACGAGTGTCAAAACGAATAACGACCTCATCACCCGTCAGCAGTTCCGTTACTGTACAATCGTGAAATTGAACCCGGCTACGAATTTCATGGGGAATATCCTGTGCTAAAATGACATCCCTGTATTCATTGGATACATGCTCCATCTCTCTCCTATTTTCTGCACTCTGTTTCTTTAGCTGTAGCATAACTTCTCTCGTGCAATAACCCAACGTAAATACACGGATATCCGCAATTTGCTCATAGATTTTCTTGGGTAATCGTTCTTTCTGGTGTTTGTAATCCCATTCCTGCATGTCTTTAAATGCAATTCTATGCTGCAGTTCGTCAAAAGGAGGCCTCACATCAAAATCCGCGATTAATTTGTCGATCCTCTCTCTTTCTTCAGCAGGCATCTGATATACTTTTTTATCATCTTCCGATATTTCATTCCCACTAAAAAACTTCTCGGCAGGTACAAAAACATGGCCATTTTGCTCCAGCAAAAAACGAGGATCTGTATTGTACATCTCACGCTGAAGCTCTATATACTCTTTTTCTTTTCTTTTATACCGTCGTAGGAAAAGTGCTTCGTTTAATTCGTAAGTTCCTCTATGTACCCTCATCCCAAAATGTAGTCCTGTCCGTTGACACAACTCGTACCATTCTTTCGTTAAATATCTCATATGCACCTCTTCTGCTGATTTTTAGAATCTACTTTGCTATTGAAGCGTAGAGCTTTTTAATTTGTGACGAGAATTTAGCTGCAACTGTAATATGTGTGCGTTTAAAATAAGCTGTTAATTGTTTAGGATGATTTTTGACAATATCATATTCTATAATCGTGTTAGCGATAACCAATCTCGTAAAACCCAGAACCTCGACAATTTCAGATCGATCTCGTTAGAAATTGCTCTATTGATTTCATCGCTACTCCTCCAAAATCTTCAGCCTCAACGATTCCTTATATTCAACAGACGTACTGGTCTACGCTAAGGTTTGAAAAAATTTGTGTTTTATTTCTTTGTCGTTTCGCTCCGCCCATTCATGCACAGCTTCTACGCCTGCGGATTCCTGACCTCGTTGAAAATAAAAACATAGATCCATCGGCACTAACCGTTTACCATAGAGTTTGATGCCAATCCGTCTGTAATTCATATAAATGCATTCAATCTCGGATGCATCGTATTTCCGATGTTTCGTAGAAATCACATGATCGCTCTCCAGCGTGATACTGGGTTTAGTGAAAAATAAACGCCAGATCAGAAAAACGATATAACCCAGAATATAGGTCAATATAATGATCAGTGAGTACTTCAGAATACCATTTTCATCGTAAATAACATTTCTGAAAAGCATAGCTTCAATGGCCAGCATGCATAGTAGGTTCAACAATGATCTTGGATAAATTGTCTTGTATGTGATGAGTTCCACCTCCTAATCATTCTCTTTATTAATCCGAAGCCACTCGGAAGGGGCTTTTCTGGCAAAATGCTTTTCAACAAAATCCAAAATATCATCAATGCCGGGCAATGCCGCATTTTCTTTGGCTTCGTCAAACGTCATCCATTGGTACTGGGTATGTTCATGATTTAACCGGACAGGCTGGCTTTCATCCACGTATCCTACGAATACGGGAGCGGTATAGATATACTCCCCCATGGGTGAATAATATTGTTCGAATTGATTGGCAGAATACAGCCGGACTTCAGTAATACCTGTTTCCTCGTGAACTTCTCTGAGTGCAGCTTCCCATGCCTTCTCACCCTTTTCTATCCCGCCGCCAACATAACACCACTCGTTATGCAACATACGACCAGCCCGCTTTAGCATCAGTACACGGTATTGATCGAGGCTCTTCTTCAACAGAACTACAGCCACTCCTTCACAACGAATGGGGACTACCTGTTTCACGTGCTCTGCACCATTCAATTTCTCGCCCCCTTCTCTTCAGAATCGAAGTCCTCCAGAACCTTAAATTTATCCCCGTGGATTTTATCCAAATGCTCTTCTCCCCAATAACATAAATGGTCCAAGGCAGGCTTGAGTCCCCAGCCGTAGTCCGTTAACTCATATTCCACTTTGGGAGGAACCTCCGAATATACCTTACGCTGTACAATCTCGTCCTTTTCCAGACCTCTGAGCTGTGTTGTCAGCATCTTCTGCGTAATGTCGGGGATTAACCGTCGAAGCTCCGACGTGCGTTTACGTCCGGTCATCAAATGATAAATAATCAAAGGCTTCCACTTCCCGCCCATCACTTCCAAGGCCGCTTCTACGCCTACTTTATATTTCTTCGGAGCGTTTGTGTCTTCATGTTCCGTCATTCTGAACCCCTCCATAATCAGGCTGTATTCAAGGTAAAACGTAATCTTCTTGCTGCTCTTTTTTCTATTATTTAAGCCCATTTCGAGGCATCCATTCAGGGTACTTTAATGTTCCTATGGCACTTCATTCTTCCTATAGAACATCAAAGTGCGTACTTCCAGATGTTTTCATACCTGTTTATAATAGCATCAGCCATTGATTCATGGCTACAAGACTGCATTGCAGAAAGGTAGTGAACGTTAAGATGAACGTACTCGTTGTAGTATCCCACCCAAGAAAAGATTCCTTGACCTTTCAGGTAGCTGATCGTTT
Above is a window of Paenibacillus sp. E222 DNA encoding:
- a CDS encoding anti-sigma factor C-terminal domain-containing protein, which translates into the protein MSKTPHDEERVFQEEDFEYQRPEWGHKQFKRMVWKTRWKFFLNAGGALFLIFMVYHIYVSSLHIYFDQSKVRNDFIRSIVSVVEMHGDGLRVEKTNYELFEVTPLLTQKANLKIYRHVGSWEVITGEIQAELNITGKFTYTITNTGAYMNGNNPGPFYLPYSLVDGIPTKASDESSSLNRLRKIDDGHVAEMSLSLKNLAHPDQLMQLLTDYDVAVTAMPIYSGELKDQDISYSRSGMFNYNIPHLSLKPLSEFKEDGANWYNYFVPEDSGQMQEQVQAMLSDLEWMSNHLEYSGAELDKQRLAYLKKNGVQVYGAVVTGPVRELEKLTKVPEFQHFQLNRVEIWNWD
- a CDS encoding DUF4085 family protein, whose amino-acid sequence is MRYLTKEWYELCQRTGLHFGMRVHRGTYELNEALFLRRYKRKEKEYIELQREMYNTDPRFLLEQNGHVFVPAEKFFSGNEISEDDKKVYQMPAEERERIDKLIADFDVRPPFDELQHRIAFKDMQEWDYKHQKERLPKKIYEQIADIRVFTLGYCTREVMLQLKKQSAENRREMEHVSNEYRDVILAQDIPHEIRSRVQFHDCTVTELLTGDEVVIRFDTRGGFTNINKLTLVATEIIKQEGMIVGSYWLYQELYRIDNGYELHVLFYGENMPELIVRCEDILAEEE
- a CDS encoding NUDIX pyrophosphatase, giving the protein MNGAEHVKQVVPIRCEGVAVVLLKKSLDQYRVLMLKRAGRMLHNEWCYVGGGIEKGEKAWEAALREVHEETGITEVRLYSANQFEQYYSPMGEYIYTAPVFVGYVDESQPVRLNHEHTQYQWMTFDEAKENAALPGIDDILDFVEKHFARKAPSEWLRINKEND
- a CDS encoding helix-turn-helix domain-containing protein codes for the protein MTEHEDTNAPKKYKVGVEAALEVMGGKWKPLIIYHLMTGRKRTSELRRLIPDITQKMLTTQLRGLEKDEIVQRKVYSEVPPKVEYELTDYGWGLKPALDHLCYWGEEHLDKIHGDKFKVLEDFDSEEKGARN